Within the Fischerella sp. PCC 9605 genome, the region GAACTCAAAGGCGCATATATTATTGAACTAGAACAAAAGCACGACCATCGTGGTTTCTTCGCTCGCACTTTCTGCGCTAAAGAATTTGAGGCACATGGTTTAAAGCCAGCAGTTGCTCAGTGCAATTTGTCTTTCAACTATAAAAAAGGAACCTTACGGGGAATGCACTATCAAATTTCCCCAGCAGCGGAAACTAAATTAGTTCGCTGTACTCAAGGCGCTATCTACGACGTAATTATTGATATGCGTCCTGAGTCACCCACTTTCTTGCAACATATTGGTGTGGAACTAACCGCAGAAAACCATCGTGCTTTATATGTACCGGAAATGTTTGCTCACGGCTATCAAGCACTCACCGATGGGGCGGAAGTAGTGTATCAAGTCGGGGAGTTTTACACACCAGGGTATGAAAGGGGTCTGCGCTATGACGATCCATTTTTTAACATTCAATGGCCTCTAGAAGTAACTGAAATTTCTGAGAAAGATGCAAATTGGCCTTTGATGAGAATGATGAGTGTCGGTGGTACGCAACCTAGATAAATGTTTAACTGCTCTAGAAAATTGATTAGTTGAGCGAATGAATCTGGGAATGCATATACCAACTAGATCTATCAATCACATTGGCTATTTTATATCTTTTATCTTCACAAAGATAAAAAGCACATCAAGTATATGCAATTTCTCAAGGTTGTTTCTCTATGGAGAAACAACCTTCTCTAGTGAAATATACCAATAAGAAGTGAGATCACACTTCTTTATTTCCTTCAAGAATAAACAGACAATTTCTACAGGAGTTTAGATAATGATTATTGTCGATCGCGCTTTAGCTGCTCGTGCAGAAGCTGGCAACCCCATTAAAGTTGGGATGATCGGTGCTGGCTTTATGGGTCGAGGAATTGCCAATCAAATTGCTAATTCCGTTCCCGGCATGGAGTTAGTCGCTATCTCTAACCGCAGTATTGATGCAGCAAAACGAGCCTATTCAGAAGCGGGAATTGAGAATTTTAAGGTTGCTTCGACTGTCACCGAATTAGAAGATGCGATCGCCAGTGGCGGCTATGCAGTCACCGAAGATGCGATGTTATTGTGCCGGGCTGAAGGCATCGATGCTTTAATAGAGGTGACAGGCGCAGTTGAGTTTGGCGCTCATGTAATTATGGAAGCGATCGCTCATCGCAAGCACGTGATTATGATGAATGCCGAACTCGATGGCACCATCGGTTCAATTCTGAAAGTGTACGCTGACAAAGCAGGTGTCATCCTCACCGCCTGTGATGGCGACCAGCCAGGGGTACAAATGAACCTCTACCGCTTTGTGAAAAGTATAGGTCTAACTCCTCTGTTGTGTGGTAATATCAAAGGCCTGCAAGACCCATATCGCAACCCAACCACCCAAGAAGCATTTGCTAAGCGTTGGGGACAAAAAGCCCACATGGTCACTAGCTTTGCTGACGGCACAAAAATTTCCTTTGAGCAGGCGATCGTTGCTAACGCCACAGGGATGAAGGTTGCCAAACGGGGAATGCTGGGATACAATTTCGACGGTCATGTTGATGAAATGACCAAAATGT harbors:
- the rfbC gene encoding dTDP-4-dehydrorhamnose 3,5-epimerase, which encodes MIFIETELKGAYIIELEQKHDHRGFFARTFCAKEFEAHGLKPAVAQCNLSFNYKKGTLRGMHYQISPAAETKLVRCTQGAIYDVIIDMRPESPTFLQHIGVELTAENHRALYVPEMFAHGYQALTDGAEVVYQVGEFYTPGYERGLRYDDPFFNIQWPLEVTEISEKDANWPLMRMMSVGGTQPR
- a CDS encoding NAD(P)H-dependent oxidoreductase — translated: MIIVDRALAARAEAGNPIKVGMIGAGFMGRGIANQIANSVPGMELVAISNRSIDAAKRAYSEAGIENFKVASTVTELEDAIASGGYAVTEDAMLLCRAEGIDALIEVTGAVEFGAHVIMEAIAHRKHVIMMNAELDGTIGSILKVYADKAGVILTACDGDQPGVQMNLYRFVKSIGLTPLLCGNIKGLQDPYRNPTTQEAFAKRWGQKAHMVTSFADGTKISFEQAIVANATGMKVAKRGMLGYNFDGHVDEMTKMYDVEQLKELGGIVDYVVGAKPGPGVFVFGTHDDPKQRHYLNLYKLGEGPLYSFYTPYHLCHFEVPISVARAVLFGDYVLSPLGAPIVDVVTTAKIDLKAGETLDGIGYYMTYGQCENSNIVQQQNLLPMGLAEGCRLKRDIPKDQVLTYDDVELPAGRLCDKLRAEQNAYFASSKTLTAV